The stretch of DNA tataatttttaaataaataactagataaagatgcaaaaataactaaatacaatcttatcgatgcttattggttaaaaagctgtaagcgcaataagcgcaataaatataatcctttttcgtaatatatatatatatacatacaagtttttctgaaaggtttttttatttaaacttggcgtcattttctgatgatatcacctcttttataggcagaatatatagcgaatttttatttggtatatacaacttttttaaagatatatacatacaagtttttttgaaagatttttttatttaaacttggcgtcattttctgatatcacctcttttataggcagaatatatagcgaatttttatttggtatatacaactttttttaaatatatacatacaagtttttttgaaaggttttttatttaaacttggcgtcattttctgatatcacctcttttataggcagaatatatagcgaatttttatttggtatatacaacttttttttaaatatatacatacaagtttttttgaaaggttttttatttaaacttggcgtcattttctgatatcacctcttttataggcagaatatatagcgaatttttatttggtatatacaactttttttaaaatatatacatacaagtttttttgaaaggttttttatttaaacttggcgtcattttctgatatcacctcttttataggcagaatatatagcaaatttttatttggttatatatacaacaactttttttgatttggttatatatacaactttttttgaaaggtttgttatttgttaatatatatacatttttttgtggaagataaattttttggaaggtttatatatacaacaactttttttgggaggtttgcgtgtatacaaacaacttttttttggtatacaataactttttttggaaggtttgcgtgtatacaacaacttttttttggaagatttgcgtgcacttggcgccttttctttacctttttttaaaaaggtttCTTTAACATGAAAAACGCAACGGTATTTGCTTAAATTAACTTGCCATAAACCGACATTAGATGATTTATAAGGATAGTTAAAAACATCTcttgtatcataatataacGATCCTTTTAGTGATAACTTTTCTTGATTTaaaacatcattttttaacgaataaattttattaatttgtatgataTTGCCATTTTTTAGTTGTACAACGTTATTAGGAGATGTATTTGTGATAATCATTTCATTCCatgttatacttttaaatattatttttgtcatatgaTTGcctaaataaattgatttttttttaacataatctGTAACTGATATAGATTGAACAATCtttatattagtatttaaattaatttcttttaaacgaTTTGCAACTTGACTTAAAGGATTATTTGGTGTAcgaactaatttttttaaagtcatcaaaaaattttcaaatggaaaTGCCGAAAATGATGTCAATGAACATCCTATATGAGTTACATCATCTgctatatgaattaaattatgaaaattaatactttgaaTATGAGAACCATAAAATTTAGGCaacaaacgaaaaaataatattaataatttttttgcattttctgcGTTTAATATTGCCAAATCATCACTACATAATAATCGACATGCtacatataaaagagaaaagtgcTTATATTTATCAGTTGGAAGAACATGACGAAGTACTAATATACCACTGTATAACAGAAAGAAACGAAATTGTGTcgctttccaattttttaagttaccaatatcaaaagtttttctttgGAATTCTGAGGAAATTTGACCAGATAAACCATGGAGTAAATTGCTTAATAATAATCGATTTCGTGGCCCAATACCACTATTCTTGGGACCACCGAAtacaatattgtttaataaagtttttgtaATACCAAGAAATAAAAGGTGCATTGAATCTAGAACAACTGATTTTACTGGATCAAATCctggaatttttaataaaggaGAGATTTCGTTATCAAGATGATGCTGAGGCTGCCTACGTTCTTTGAATGATTGTTCATTGCGTTCTTCACAAGTAGTTCTCGAATATATGCGTTTATTTTTACCAACTGTTTTGCCTTTTACGGTACAACGTTCGCATGCATAAAATGCTACGTGagattttacacatttaataaatgacCTAGCCGGTGTATCACATATAAAACCTaacactttaatattatatattttatctgacaatttaattttattggtcaTTAAACTTAATAGTTCTTctataaattcatttaaaaactcCGTTGGTGATTTTGATTTAGATTCACCGTGATATATAGCAACAACTTGCGGTTTGACAATGTATTTCTTATCATGTAACATAATCAATATAGGCCAAAATTgttgttttgaatttttataaatttgtacaccgtcgatgttaacaaaaatttcaattacatcttttacatatactttAGGATTTATCATCAATTTAAGAGCTTTTTCTAAAccaaaataaatgtaagtaccAAACGATCCATTAGCacttaacataaatttaacaacatTTCTGGAATTTTTAGTTTGCAGAAATGTTGCAGCTGTTTTTGGAAATTCGTCATGTTcagttttcaaaatacataataactcagataacattttgttattgagacatgcaacatttttaacagACCAATCAAGTatcttttgtttaaaagaaatattttgatctaatttttctaattgttcTTCGACTTCGTTGTCGTGACATAATTCTTCACTTGATGAAGATGATGTAATTTCATTATCAAAGATGCTAAAGAATTGAAgattatacttatttaattagaaaaatatatttaatattcaaaaagattatttattattattatttgtttatttatttattatttattatttatttattttttaaataataaatccaaaaatttcatcaaaattaatcattacgttgttaaaaagtataaattgtattaacagataatttcaatatcatcatcaaataatgatgaacagataattttatcatcaaatatgtaaaatattttaaattataaatatgtgtgcAATTACTTGGTATTTCTATTATCATGAGATAATGCTGAAGAAGAAGGCAAAATTTGTGCACGTTGTTTTTCAACTTCACTTTCGGTCACCCAAACATTGTCAGATTGTAACTGATTTTTTTGATTCTcgttttcatatatttcattatcatccgatgatgacgataacgatgatgatgatatagtctttagtttctttaaatctcgatattttttgGTATAAAAGTACTTCCTTTTCagcattttctattaaatttttaccacTGGATATAGCTGTAACTATgagttataaaattgataaaattgcaattaaaaaattattttccataatataaaaaaaaagagagaatttgaCAACtagtaaaaatgataaataatagagTTATCACTCACAATAACTGTTATTACTCCGTTTCTCGGCCAATTATTAAGTTTATCTAAGTTTATCCGTTTTGTTAATAACGCAATGGACTAGAATATAGTTTTACTTTCtgtcacattaaaatatacaacggTTATACTTTTTAACACTGCCTCCTATGATGTATACTAAGTATTCGATGTTCATCTTTTGCCAATTTTAGTGCTAAAAAATTTACCGGCATTGTACCATTTCGGTACTGGCATTTAACGCTCTTCTTTTGCCAATTCCAGTACGGGCACAGTACCTTGAATTTACCGACAGTATACCGTCTCGGTACTTGacatttgacattttcttttattaatttttgtacagatACAGTACCGTAaatttaccggcagtataCCATTTCAGTACCATTATTCAATACCGATTTAGATAATGGGTTAGTACTAAaccattgttattttaatactggTTTTGTACTATTCCAGTACCGAAATGTAAAACCCGTTTTTCGGTACTGGATCTGTATCTCGCCAGTATCTAATACTAGTCTGATGTATGAAATTCCCACATGggaaaacatataaaaattatagtacaTCTCTTGTTTCAAAAGGATTACTTCATTTCGATTTCTATGATCTAAACgattataagtttattaatgatttcgATTCTCTTAGATTAAAGATTAGAAAATTTGGACTATATAATAGTTTGTTAATTGCTCAAATGCCAACAGCAACAACATCTCAGATATTAGGGAATTACGATTGTGTTGAACCTtggatatgtaatatatactataaaaaagtgCTAAATgggaattttaaaattgttaatagaagAATGTatgatgatattaaaaaaattggattgTGGGATGATAacatgaagaataaaatattaaataataacggatctataagaaatattttatcaatacctgaaaatataagaagaatATATAAGACAATATATGAATTGGACAGTGatgtattaattgattattatatagacAGGGCTCTGTTTATAGATCAAAGCCAatctatgaatatttatataaatagtaatgaggaagatatatataacaaaataaataggtTGATATTCAAAGCATGGAAATGTAAGTTAAAGACAGGATTATATTACTTAAGAATAGagacaaaatatatcaaaccTAAGGAATTATGTGAATCTTGTtcatcttaaatataattttttattttgtttattatatatttaatatttgattataatttgaaattttattgctgtATGTAAAATGGATAAGGCAAATTGTAGACATCTTCTGTTTTACAAGACTTCAGATAATGCCTATGCTCCAGTTAAGGCATCGATGTGTTCTGCTGGATATGACTTAAGAGCGTCCTCAGATCATATTatctataaacaaaaattattattaaacgaaTAAGACCATAAGTtcctaattttaataaaatagctgCTAATACTATAGAACCATAAACAGGAGCCTCCACATGGGCTTTAGGTAATCATAcatgaaaaagataaataggtaatttaataaaaaaagctctaaaaataattaaataatcaaaaaatcttattaaataattattcatataatatattattaaatttatattaaaagatttaaatctataaaataatcaaaaaatataaatcaataaaggTAAGGAAATagataatgtatatattattaaataaaacccCGCACTCAATCGTTCTGGGTTAATtcctcaataaataattaaaaaaaatgttggaattaatctcacctcaaaaaaaaaataaaacactattaatcttaatgaacaaaaaaaccctaataaaaactttcaataaaattataaataaaaatatctttaataactCCTTTTTATctaaacacataaatattaatcttaaaattcatattcttaaaatatttataaaaaaagaataattatcaaccccaaaataatttattaataaatgaatataaatccccctaatttctatatatataaataaatataaaaatcttataaaaaataataaattataataaaaactcaataaaatttttttattaataactattataaaattcataaaaattaatataaaaataaattttaacataataaaaaaattaataataaccattctaattaaaactttcttatattaaaagagTAATACAATTCATTACCAGAATATCGAATAACCAAAACTAATAAAGTAATCCCCAAAACTCTCTCACAAACTCTAAAtaccaaataataaattaaataaaattcaatttttaatattctaaacaccataaacataattatagaaatattaataatcatcacttctaaaaatattaaaataactaatatatacttaaacaataaaattaataaaactaaagtcataaaaaaaatatgaatataaattataacatcataaaaaatataattaaaataattatttaaaaataattaaataaaataatgaatttagcTTTATAGTTTAacttaaaacataaattttgtaaatttaaaatataataataatatttaagctatcaaataattaaaaaatctaaaataacctctaatatttatattaaaatttaaaatatgcctTATAATtaccaaaaattaataataaacacataTTCATTCcacatattattttcttaattataaataactattttaacCCTACTTAAATTTATCATCTTAACAAACATACccgcaatataattataaaaacaaaaataatatccaaTTCAAACAACTAAACttaaatcaaacaaaaaaaaatcaattaaataaatttatagtcagaaaaatataaatttatatatatctctaatccccaaaattaatattttatttaaaactattttctgccctctaaaaacatatttatgcTAAAAACTACTAcctttattcctttttttattacaattataataattttaatactcaTATTTATagctaataatatttactctcacccaattataaatataattctaattattatttatagaattttaataacattaaatatatcactttgaaaaataaacttCATATACTccattatactttttttaattataattagaggtttattaattatttttctatatttctcaagattaatttctaatgaacaaataaattttattttaaataataataaattatttttattaactattatattaaatattgtatttcttacttttaatattattaataaaaaaatttatttttttaacccAATATATCAAACAAGAGAAACtaacttattaaataaaatcaatgaaaaaatatttaataatattttaaatctttatacttACCCCTATAACAACCTAACaatcatatgtataatatttttattaattagtctATTtacaatcattaaaatttcatcagtaaaatcaaaatctttacgaaaaatatctaaataatcttaaaccttttatttaataaatatgaaaaaaattaatttaataaccaTAATAAATGActctcttttaaaattaccTACTCCAACAAATATCTCATATTGATGAAATTTTGGGTCTCTTCTAGGAATATTTTTAGGAATTCAAATCATTAGAGGATTCATCTTATCAATACATTATTGCCCAAATACACTAATAGCTTTTAACAGAATTATccatattatacaaaatgtaaattatggaTGATTAATGCATAACATTCATATTAATGGGgcctcaatattttttatctgcataTACACTCACATTGGACGAGGATTATACTATAATTcatttatacttaaaaataccTGAATAGTAGgagtatctattttttttatttctatagcTACAGCTTTTTTAGGATATGTATTACCCTGAggtcaaatatctttttgAGGAGCAACAGTTATTACAAACTTAGTATCTACAATCCCATATATTGGAACTATAATCGTTCAATGATTATGGGGAGGATTTTCCATTAACAACGCTACTCT from Linepithema humile isolate Giens D197 chromosome 2, Lhum_UNIL_v1.0, whole genome shotgun sequence encodes:
- the LOC136998168 gene encoding LOW QUALITY PROTEIN: cytochrome b-like (The sequence of the model RefSeq protein was modified relative to this genomic sequence to represent the inferred CDS: substituted 7 bases at 7 genomic stop codons) encodes the protein MKKINLITIINDSLLKLPTPTNISYXXNFGSLLGIFLGIQIIRGFILSIHYCPNTLIAFNRIIHIIQNVNYGXLMHNIHINGASIFFICIYTHIGRGLYYNSFILKNTXIVGVSIFFISIATAFLGYVLPXGQISFXGATVITNLVSTIPYIGTIIVQXLWGGFSINNATLNRFYSIHFILPFIILIIVLLHLFFLHNTGSSNPLGLNRNYNKIPFNSYFTLKDIFRFIIFLLIFTIIILQYPYIFRDPDNFIPANPIVTPVYIQPE